The genomic region TATGTTGCAGTGAGAAAGATGAAAGAGGTGGATTGGCTTGAAGATTAAAGCGCAAGTAGCAATGGTATTAAATCTAGACAAATGTATTGGGTGTCATACGTGTAGTGTGACCTGTAAAAGTACATGGACAAATCGACCTGGTGCAGAATATATGTGGTTTAACAACGTCGAAACAAAGCCAGGTATTGGCTATCCAAAAAGATGGGAAGATCAAGATCATTATAAAGGGGGATGGACACTTAATAAAAAAGGTAAGCTAGAACTAAAATCTGGCACACGTATTAATAAAATTGCCTTAGGTAAAATATTCTACAATCCTGATATGCCAGTGATTAAAGATTATTATGAGCCTTGGACGTATAATTATGAACACCTTACGACTGCTAAAAATTCAAAGCATACGCCTGTTGCTAAAGCGCATTCAGTCATGACGGGTAATCGTATGGATATTGATTGGGGACCAAACTGGGAAGATGATTTAGCAGGTGGTCATATAACAGGACCACAAGACCCTAATATTCAAAAAATTGAGGAAGACATCAAATTTAATTTTGATCAAACGTTTATGATGTATTTGCCGAGATTATGCGAACATTGTTTAAACCCAAGTTGTGTCGCATCATGCCCTTCTGGAGCAATGTATAAACGAGATGAAGATGGCATTGTACTCGTAGACCAAGATGCATGTCGTGGTTGGCGTTACTGTATGACAGGTTGCCCATACAAGAAGGTTTATTTTAATTGGAAAACAAATAAAGCTGAAAAATGCACATTCTGTTTTCCTCGAGTTGAAGCAGGTATTCCGACAGTATGTTCAGAAACATGTACAGGTCGCATGCGCTATTTAGGCGTATTACTTTATGATGCAGATCGTGTACAAGAAGCAGCCTCAGTAGAGAATGAGCAAGATTTGTATGAAAAGCAATTAGATTTATTTTTAAATCCATTTGATGAAGATGTAATTGAACAAGCTGAAAAAGACGGTATTTCACAAGATTGGATAGAAGCAGCTCAAAATTCGCCGATTTATAAATTAGCAATTGAATATAAATTAGCGTTTCCACTTCATCCTGAATATCGTACAATGCCCATGGTTTGGTACTGTCCGCCGCTCAGTCCAATTATGAATTATTTTGAAGGTAAAAATTCAACTCACAACCCTGATGCCATCTTCCCAGCGATTGAAGAGATGCGTCTACCTGTTCAATATTTAGCTGAACTTTTTACTGCGGGCGATACAAAGGCAGTCAAAGGGTCCTTACAACGTATGGCAATGATGAGAAGTTATATGCGTGCAGAAAATACAGGACGAAATTTTGATATGTCGCGTCTTGACAGAGTCGGGTTAACAGAAAGACAAGCCAAAGATATGTATCGTTTGCTAGCGATTGCGAAACATGAAGACCGATTTGTGATTCCTACTTCTCATAAGGAACAATATATGGACACGTATGCTGCTCAAGGAAGTCAGGGATATGGTGGTGAATATTTTGGAGCGAATTGTGATGGCTGTGGCGTTCCTGTAGGTGCTGGTGGTAAAACGGGACAAGAAATATACAACGATAATTTCTATGGAGGGATTTTCCGTGATTAACCTCGAAACTTTAGAATACTACAAAGACACATTAGGTTACATGAGCCAACAATTAAGTTTTCCGGAAAAATTAACATTTCACCCTCAAACATTTGATGAGATATTCAACGAGGCGCACCCTGCTTATCCTCACGTGAAACGATATCGCGAGTTAATGTATGAAAAGAGCTTATCAGAAATTAAAGCGCTCTATACTGATACATTTGACTTTAACAAAAAAACGACATTGTATATGACTTTCAATAAGTTTGATACACAAAAAGAGCGAGGACAAATGCTCGCAAAACTTAAGGTATTATACGAAATGTTCGGGTTAGAAATGCCGTCATCAGAGTTATCAGATTATCTACCTTTAATGTTAGAGTTTTTATATGCTGTCCGTTTAGATGGAGATGCACGTGCACAAGAAAATATGCAATTACTTATTATGATTATTGAGGACGGTACTTATCCAATTATGAAACATTTAGAAGAAAAAGAAAATCCGTACGGTTATTTAATTCGTGGACTCCGTGAAACGTTAAAACACTGTATTGTACAAGACAATGAGGTGATCGGGCATGTTTAATCAATTTTTATGGGTGATATTTCCATATCTTTGTCTTGCAACCTTTATCATTGGTCATATTGCACGATATCGATTCGATCAATTTTCTTGGACTGCTAAATCGAGTGAATTTATAGAAAAGAAACAACTTAAATGGGGGAGCTTATTATTTCATTTAGGGATTATACCTGTATTTTTCGGTCATGTTGTAGGATTGCTTATTCCGGCACATTGGTTAGAATCTGTAGGAGTGAGTAACCATATCTACCATATTGGTGCTGTGTATATTGGTAGTATTTTTGGTATAATAACACTAGTTGGAATGTTTTTGTTAACGGCTAGACGTGTTACAAAGCAAAATGTACGTCGCTTGAGTTCGGCATCAGATATTTTCGTTAATATTTTATTATTAGTGATAGTATGTGTAGGGTGTTATGCAACTTTAGTGACAAATGCGACAACGCCTGACTTTGATTATCGTCAAACCATTTCAATTTGGTTTAGAGGATTGTTTATGTTTAGTCCAGATGCGCACTTAATGACACAAGTCCCGTTGGCATTTCAATTACATGTATTATTAGGATTTACAATTATGGCTTGTTGGCCTTTTACACGCCTCGTGCATGTATGGAGTGTACCGGTCTCTTATGCAAGCCGCAGTTACATTATTTATCGTAAACATAAAGCTTAATATGGAGTGATGGCCGTGAAACAGATTGATTTGACTCAATATGAGTATCAAGACGAATTAGAGAGATTACGTCACGAATATCAATTTGATTTTGCTGGCATCGCCTTACCTATAGATGACCACGCTTGTACTAAAATTAAATGGAGATACGTATCCGGTAATTTAAATGAACGGTATCAACGTATTATTCTAAGACATGGTCGAGGTGTAGCAGGCAATGTCATGAAAACAGGTAAACCCATGATCATTGCCGATGCGACACAAGATGAAATCCAAAACACATTGTTTAATTTTCCAATTATTATCAGTGAAGAATTGACGTCACTTATTGCGATACCGCTTTGGCACAGTCATCGTGTCAAAGGGGTGTTGTTATTTGGACAACGTCATCATAAAAAACTACCCAAAATCGCTGAAAACATCTCTAATATTAAAGGGATCGGAATTTTCACAAGTGAAGATAAGGTGATGTTATAGTGAAACCACAATCTGAAGAACTCTCTCAATTTTTAAATGCTTATTATCAAAATACGTCCGAAATGATTATTTTTATTGACCAAGAAGGCAAAGTGATTTATATGAACCATGCGGCAAAGCGTGTCATATCCCCTAATAATATTTTTACAGAAGCGCCGCATACGATTTGTGGTAGGTGTGAAGGCCATACGAATGAGTATGGACTCCAGACTTGTTTCAATTGCTTTTTGGAATCAGAGGATTTAGGAGGATCAACGTTTCAAGTATTTATGAAAACAACAGATGACACGATTGAGCCTTTTACAGCATCTTATCAAACGATAGATGAAAAAAAGCAAATTAAAGCTTTTACATTACAAAACGTCACACCTCAGTTACAACGACAGGAAAAATTCTATCAACGCAACATGATGCAAAAAACGATTGCCGCTCAAGAAAATGAAAGAAAACGTATTTCTAGAGAGTTGCATGATGGTGTGGTGCAAGAGTTGATTAATGTCAATGTAGAGTTACGTTTGTTAAAGTACCAACAAGATATTGATACTTTAATCGAACATTCCAAAAATATAGAAGGTTTGATGGCCAAATTGATTGATGATATTAGAAATCTCTCACTTGAATTGAGGCCGTCTTCACTTGATGATTTGGGACTCAATGCTGCGTTTAAGTCTTATTTTAAACAGCTTGAAAATAACTATGGATTGATTGTCAATTATCACTATGACATGGAAGAGGAACGCTTTGATAATGAAATTGAAACCGTCGTCTATCGCGTCGTTCAAGAAGCGGTATTTAATGCGATGAAATATGCAGCTGTAGATACAGTCGATGTGAATGTACGTAAAGATGATATTCATTTATATGTGGAAGTGTCTGACCAAGGCCAAGGCTTTGATCCAAAAGATTCACCCAAAGGCTCTGGTTTAGGATTGTATGGTATGAATGAGCGTGCTGAATTGGTGAACGGGCACCTAAATATCGAAACACAAAAAGGGAAAGGTACGATTGTCACGTTAGAAGTACCGATTAACCAAAAGTGAGGGAACAAGAATGAAAATCGTAATTGCAGATGATCATGCAGTAGTACGGACTGGATTTTCAATGATCTTAAACTTCCAAGAGGATATGGAAGTGGTAGGTACTGCTGCAGATGGGGGAGAAGCTTACCAAAAAGTAATGGAACACGAGCCGGATGTACTCATTATGGATTTAAGTATGCCACCTGGTGAATCAGGGCTCATTGCTACTAGTAAAATTCTTGATAGTTTTCCTGATACTAAAATCTTAATCTTAACAATGTACGATGATGAAGAATATTTATTTCACGTTTTAAGAAGTGGTGCAAGTGGATATATTTTAAAAAATGCACCTGATGAACAATTGTTATTAGCAATACGTACGGTCTATCAAGGGGAAACATATATTGATCCTAAAATGACTACATCATTGGTCAAAGAATTTGTACAGTCATCTAAAAATGATGATTATTCGAATGATCCATTTAAAATTTTATCTAAGCGAGAACTGGAAATATTACCACTTATTGCTAAAGGATATGGCAATAAAGATATCGCGGAAAAGCTATTTGTGTCAGTTAAGACAGTCGAAGCGCACAAGACGCGAATTATGGACAAATTAGACTTAAAATCTAAACCTGAATTAGTCGAGTTTGCATTAAAGAAAAAATTACTTGATTTTTGAAGTGGGAAACAGTAACAAAATTGAGATTTGCATGGAATCTTAATATTGTTACTTTTTTTATGGGATTTTTAGAGGGGCGTAAACCACTTGGCAAAGATAGGGATACTCCTTCAAGTGTATAGGGGATATCCTTATGTTATCAAATTCACAATAACTGTAAACTAGACTTAAAGTTAATCATGCTTTAGTTAAATGAATGATTTCAGAATTGAAAAAGAAAAGGTGAATGAACGATGAATAAGTCTAGTGGTGGTTTACAATTAGCACTTCAAACATTAAGTTTGGTAGCTGGATTTATGGCGTGGAGTATTATAGCGCCATTAATACCATTTATTTCGCAAGATGTTACAATTTCAAGTGGTCAATTGTCTATTATTTTAGCCATTCCTGTAATCCTTGGATCGGTGTTGCGTGTCCCATTTGGATTTCTAACGAATATCGTTGGTGCGAAGTGGGTATTTTTTGGAAGTTTTATTGTTTTATTAATACCAATCTTTTTATTAAGTCAGGCGACATCACCAGGGTCATTAATGTTCGCAGGATTTTTCTTAGGTGTTGGGGGCGCGATTTTTTCAGTTGGTGTAACTTCAATACCGAAATATTTCTCAAAAGATAAAGTAGGACTTGCGAATGGTATTTATGGTATGGGGAACTTAGGAACGGCTGTCTCTGCCTTTTTAGCACCTTCTATTGCAGGCATGATTGGATGGCAAAATACAGTACGTAGTTATCTTATTGTAATGGTCGTTTTTGCTGTTGTCATGTTTATTTTAGGTGATAAAGATGAACCTAAAGTTACAGTGCCTCTTATTGAACAATCAAAAAAATTATTTGCTGATTATAAGCTTTATTATTTAAGCTTCTGGTATTTTATTACCTTTGGATCATTTGTGGCATTTGGCTTGTTTTTACCTAACTTTTTAGTGGAACATTTTGGTGTTGACAAAGTTGATGCAGGTATAAGAACAGGTGTGTTTATCGCATTAGCGACATTTCTACGACCATTAGGTGGCATATTAGGGGATAAATTTAATGCAGTCACAATGTTAAAAATATTTTTTACGCTAATGATTGCAGGTTCTTTAATTTTAGGGCTTTCTAGTCATATGGTGTTGTTTACAATAGGGTGTTTAACTGTTAGTGTTTGTGCGGGTATTGGTAACGGACTTGTCTTTAAGTTAGTGCCGTTTTATTTTACAAAGGAAGCAGGTGTAGCAAATGGTATTGTATCGATGATGGGAGGCTTGGGAGGATTTTTTCCACCTATCGTCATATCAATCGTGACATCAATGACAGGTACAAGCCATTTCGCATTTATCTTATTGTGCCTTTTGGGGCTCATTGCACTATGGACAATGTTTAATTTAGGAAAACGTGAAAACAAAATGAATATAGAAGTTTAACTTTATTGGAAAGTTAAGATGAGAACAGGCTGGGACATAAATATCTCTAAGTTTTCTTATAATGAGATGATTCAATCATTGATACGAAAGTGTATATTTTTAAAAGTATTTTAATGTAAAATGACATGTATATCACGTCGTATTGTTGGCGAGACGCCTGAGGGAATAGGATGAGCGTCGAGACCGGGGCTCGACCCATCCCCCTAGGAAATGCGAGCCAAACAATACAAATTATTTTAGGATTGATGTCCTAGCCTGTTTCAAATGGGAGAGACGACTTGAATTTTTATCTCTTATTTAATTGTCTTTGATAAAGTGGCGTTTGATAATAGTCTCGAGTACGACAGGTAATTCTTCAAAAGCGCTATTTTTATGAATCCGTTCGCTGACTTTATGGGCATCTTTTCCGATTGGACCACAATTGATTAATGGTGCTTGTATACGTTCAATAGCCTCAAACGGAATCGTATAAGTTTGGTCGAAAACGGGTGTATTCATTTCGTAAGCTTTGAACATAGAGCCACTTGGTGAGGGTGATACATAGCTCAAATCACTAATGCCATTAAAATAATGAATGCGCTGTGATGTTCGCTTGAATTTTGTCAGCAATGTATTTGATATTGTTTCACCAATTGATTCAATAAGTGGATGATATGATGCGTTTGTTGCTGGATAATAAGGTGGTGCAAAAAAAGTAATGGTCGTTGGACCTAATTCTCTACATAAATTTATCAATTGATCAACAATTTCGATAGATTGGCGATAAGGTTCTGATTCAACTGCAACAACATCGTCAATAATTTGTTGGACAGTTGAGAACTGGTGATGTTGGATGGCATGCTCATACAGTTCGTGATACGACATAACCTTCATATCAAAATCTAACGCAATACCCTCTTGACGAATGCGTTCTTCGTATACAGTCATTCCCTTCTGGACAGCGGATTTTACAGCCTGATTGAATTGTTCAAAGACAGCATCAGCATGTCTCTCAAATAAAAATAAATTAAATAAGGCAATCGATCTAAATGGTGTTTGGACATCGTATTGTAATTTAATATCGCGCATAAGTAAGCTGACTGGCATCGGTGTCGTTTCATCTTCAAATGTTTCTTTAAAGTCAAAACTATATTCAATTTCTTGTTGAATATAACTTAGAATGAAGTTTGAACTTAAACCAATTGCGGGTGTGCCTACATGCGTCTCACGGCCATAGACTAATACACTCGGCATAATTTTGCCAATAGACCCTGTATAATAGTAGTGATTGTGGTCATGACTTGCTTGTTGAAATGTCGGTTCACTATTTAAGTGGAGTTTAATGTCTAAATCATACTGCAGGCGTAGTTTGTCTAAATAGTTCACTGCAGCAAGCATCCCTTGAGAGTTGACTTCTTCATCGGGGACGGTTATTAAGACGAGATTCACATCCCAATTTTCAATGGTAGCTTTTTCGAGAAGTGACATGTGAAGCATTAACCCAGGTTTCATATCCATAGAGCCACGACCAAATGCATAGTCTCCTGATTTTAAATCTTTAATACTGTCTTGATCTAAGTATGTTTGATTTTGGTGAAAAGAGTGTGTGATTTCGTCCATATCAAAAGCGTGACCTTGAAGTGTCCCGTAGTCTTCAATGCCTACAGTATCGTAGTGACTGATTAATGTTACAGTCTGTTTTGAATGAGGCGCTCTATATAGTGCAACAACAGCATGACGTTGATCTTTCGTTGGGACAAGATGGATCAATTCAGGATGTTGTTTATAATAATTTAATGTCATAAGTTCATCTTGAATCATATATGGAAATTGTCTCTCGCCTGAAGAATGGGTCACACTTGAATGTGCAACTAATTGCTTCAGTAATGTTTCGCGAGACAATTTAGATTGCCACTTAGTAAGCATAAATATCTCTCCTTTAGTCACATTGGTATTACTCTTATGTATTGTAAAAGGTTTAGAAGAATTTAACAACTTGATTGACGATGAATATGACGTTTATGTGACTAACTGCTTTGTCATAACGATATAAGGCCTGTTTGTGATAAGATGTTATAAAAGTAGAGTAATAGATGGGGGACAAACCGAACATGCTAAAAAAAGTAATAGGCTTTATAGCTGCAGCGATATTATTATTTGTACTAGTGGCAGCAGGTTTCTTTAC from Staphylococcus felis harbors:
- the narH gene encoding nitrate reductase subunit beta, with product MKIKAQVAMVLNLDKCIGCHTCSVTCKSTWTNRPGAEYMWFNNVETKPGIGYPKRWEDQDHYKGGWTLNKKGKLELKSGTRINKIALGKIFYNPDMPVIKDYYEPWTYNYEHLTTAKNSKHTPVAKAHSVMTGNRMDIDWGPNWEDDLAGGHITGPQDPNIQKIEEDIKFNFDQTFMMYLPRLCEHCLNPSCVASCPSGAMYKRDEDGIVLVDQDACRGWRYCMTGCPYKKVYFNWKTNKAEKCTFCFPRVEAGIPTVCSETCTGRMRYLGVLLYDADRVQEAASVENEQDLYEKQLDLFLNPFDEDVIEQAEKDGISQDWIEAAQNSPIYKLAIEYKLAFPLHPEYRTMPMVWYCPPLSPIMNYFEGKNSTHNPDAIFPAIEEMRLPVQYLAELFTAGDTKAVKGSLQRMAMMRSYMRAENTGRNFDMSRLDRVGLTERQAKDMYRLLAIAKHEDRFVIPTSHKEQYMDTYAAQGSQGYGGEYFGANCDGCGVPVGAGGKTGQEIYNDNFYGGIFRD
- the narJ gene encoding nitrate reductase molybdenum cofactor assembly chaperone yields the protein MINLETLEYYKDTLGYMSQQLSFPEKLTFHPQTFDEIFNEAHPAYPHVKRYRELMYEKSLSEIKALYTDTFDFNKKTTLYMTFNKFDTQKERGQMLAKLKVLYEMFGLEMPSSELSDYLPLMLEFLYAVRLDGDARAQENMQLLIMIIEDGTYPIMKHLEEKENPYGYLIRGLRETLKHCIVQDNEVIGHV
- the narI gene encoding respiratory nitrate reductase subunit gamma, producing MFNQFLWVIFPYLCLATFIIGHIARYRFDQFSWTAKSSEFIEKKQLKWGSLLFHLGIIPVFFGHVVGLLIPAHWLESVGVSNHIYHIGAVYIGSIFGIITLVGMFLLTARRVTKQNVRRLSSASDIFVNILLLVIVCVGCYATLVTNATTPDFDYRQTISIWFRGLFMFSPDAHLMTQVPLAFQLHVLLGFTIMACWPFTRLVHVWSVPVSYASRSYIIYRKHKA
- the nreA gene encoding nitrate respiration regulation accessory nitrate sensor NreA gives rise to the protein MKQIDLTQYEYQDELERLRHEYQFDFAGIALPIDDHACTKIKWRYVSGNLNERYQRIILRHGRGVAGNVMKTGKPMIIADATQDEIQNTLFNFPIIISEELTSLIAIPLWHSHRVKGVLLFGQRHHKKLPKIAENISNIKGIGIFTSEDKVML
- a CDS encoding sensor histidine kinase, whose product is MVKPQSEELSQFLNAYYQNTSEMIIFIDQEGKVIYMNHAAKRVISPNNIFTEAPHTICGRCEGHTNEYGLQTCFNCFLESEDLGGSTFQVFMKTTDDTIEPFTASYQTIDEKKQIKAFTLQNVTPQLQRQEKFYQRNMMQKTIAAQENERKRISRELHDGVVQELINVNVELRLLKYQQDIDTLIEHSKNIEGLMAKLIDDIRNLSLELRPSSLDDLGLNAAFKSYFKQLENNYGLIVNYHYDMEEERFDNEIETVVYRVVQEAVFNAMKYAAVDTVDVNVRKDDIHLYVEVSDQGQGFDPKDSPKGSGLGLYGMNERAELVNGHLNIETQKGKGTIVTLEVPINQK
- the nreC gene encoding nitrate respiration regulation response regulator NreC (Involved in the regulation of the the nitrate reductase operon narGHJI) codes for the protein MKIVIADDHAVVRTGFSMILNFQEDMEVVGTAADGGEAYQKVMEHEPDVLIMDLSMPPGESGLIATSKILDSFPDTKILILTMYDDEEYLFHVLRSGASGYILKNAPDEQLLLAIRTVYQGETYIDPKMTTSLVKEFVQSSKNDDYSNDPFKILSKRELEILPLIAKGYGNKDIAEKLFVSVKTVEAHKTRIMDKLDLKSKPELVEFALKKKLLDF
- a CDS encoding nitrate/nitrite transporter; protein product: MNKSSGGLQLALQTLSLVAGFMAWSIIAPLIPFISQDVTISSGQLSIILAIPVILGSVLRVPFGFLTNIVGAKWVFFGSFIVLLIPIFLLSQATSPGSLMFAGFFLGVGGAIFSVGVTSIPKYFSKDKVGLANGIYGMGNLGTAVSAFLAPSIAGMIGWQNTVRSYLIVMVVFAVVMFILGDKDEPKVTVPLIEQSKKLFADYKLYYLSFWYFITFGSFVAFGLFLPNFLVEHFGVDKVDAGIRTGVFIALATFLRPLGGILGDKFNAVTMLKIFFTLMIAGSLILGLSSHMVLFTIGCLTVSVCAGIGNGLVFKLVPFYFTKEAGVANGIVSMMGGLGGFFPPIVISIVTSMTGTSHFAFILLCLLGLIALWTMFNLGKRENKMNIEV
- a CDS encoding M20/M25/M40 family metallo-hydrolase — translated: MLTKWQSKLSRETLLKQLVAHSSVTHSSGERQFPYMIQDELMTLNYYKQHPELIHLVPTKDQRHAVVALYRAPHSKQTVTLISHYDTVGIEDYGTLQGHAFDMDEITHSFHQNQTYLDQDSIKDLKSGDYAFGRGSMDMKPGLMLHMSLLEKATIENWDVNLVLITVPDEEVNSQGMLAAVNYLDKLRLQYDLDIKLHLNSEPTFQQASHDHNHYYYTGSIGKIMPSVLVYGRETHVGTPAIGLSSNFILSYIQQEIEYSFDFKETFEDETTPMPVSLLMRDIKLQYDVQTPFRSIALFNLFLFERHADAVFEQFNQAVKSAVQKGMTVYEERIRQEGIALDFDMKVMSYHELYEHAIQHHQFSTVQQIIDDVVAVESEPYRQSIEIVDQLINLCRELGPTTITFFAPPYYPATNASYHPLIESIGETISNTLLTKFKRTSQRIHYFNGISDLSYVSPSPSGSMFKAYEMNTPVFDQTYTIPFEAIERIQAPLINCGPIGKDAHKVSERIHKNSAFEELPVVLETIIKRHFIKDN